A window of Aliarcobacter trophiarum LMG 25534 contains these coding sequences:
- a CDS encoding type II secretion system protein, with amino-acid sequence MKRAFSLIEIIFVIVILGIIVSFAAPKLMDTKDSALVSTLKRDVTTAINTIQSYYLLNQEIEDIKDVINIGDTNWDIEKLKMSDKNSCIKLEIKKNQNIVSIDVQVDSTKDSTICKKIRDSGLVSKVYEVY; translated from the coding sequence ATGAAAAGAGCCTTTTCTCTAATAGAGATTATATTTGTAATTGTGATTTTAGGGATAATTGTCTCTTTTGCTGCTCCAAAGCTTATGGATACGAAAGATAGTGCTTTGGTTTCAACTTTAAAAAGAGATGTAACTACAGCTATAAACACTATTCAAAGTTACTATTTGTTAAATCAAGAAATAGAAGATATAAAAGATGTTATAAATATTGGTGATACAAACTGGGATATAGAAAAATTAAAAATGAGTGATAAAAACTCTTGTATAAAATTAGAAATTAAGAAAAATCAAAATATTGTATCCATAGATGTTCAAGTTGATAGTACAAAAGATAGTACTATTTGTAAAAAAATAAGAGATAGTGGTTTGGTTTCAAAGGTTTATGAGGTCTATTAA
- a CDS encoding Gfo/Idh/MocA family protein has product MLNVALVGFGYWGPNIARNINNNPNLNLHTICDMLDENLEKAHKIYASSTNYEKDFSKVLDDKTIDIVAVATQTSSHYYLIKQALLASKNVYVEKPFTATLKEAEELEELARKQNKIIHIDHIMIFHPAIKKIKEIISSGEIGEVLFINSTRKSLGQFRKDVSSMWDLAVHDLSIIDYLMDGKNPISIKASGEKFYNPKESITFVNLKYDSFSVHLESNWLSPIKERNITIIGSKKMLVYEDLKLENKLTIYEKSVEVVSGQNIMDENYLVKTNEFGTYSPYIKPEDALYNSIEHFRIAIINQKQSLSNPSQAIRVHKILEIADKNMSM; this is encoded by the coding sequence ATGTTAAATGTTGCACTTGTAGGATTTGGTTATTGGGGACCAAATATTGCTAGAAATATAAATAATAATCCAAACTTAAATCTTCATACTATTTGTGATATGTTAGATGAAAATTTAGAAAAAGCACATAAAATATATGCATCATCAACAAACTATGAAAAAGATTTTAGCAAAGTTTTAGATGATAAAACTATAGATATTGTAGCTGTTGCTACACAAACTAGTAGTCACTATTATTTAATAAAACAAGCACTATTGGCTTCTAAAAATGTATATGTGGAAAAACCTTTTACCGCTACTTTAAAAGAGGCAGAAGAGCTTGAAGAGTTAGCAAGAAAACAGAATAAAATCATACATATAGATCATATTATGATTTTTCATCCAGCAATAAAAAAGATAAAAGAGATAATCTCTAGTGGTGAAATAGGGGAAGTTTTATTTATAAATTCAACTAGAAAAAGTTTAGGACAATTTAGAAAAGATGTGAGTTCTATGTGGGACTTAGCAGTTCATGATTTATCTATAATAGACTATTTAATGGATGGAAAAAACCCAATAAGCATAAAAGCAAGTGGTGAAAAATTTTACAATCCAAAAGAGAGTATCACTTTTGTAAATCTAAAGTATGATAGCTTTTCTGTACATCTTGAATCAAACTGGCTAAGCCCAATAAAAGAGCGAAATATAACTATTATTGGTTCTAAAAAAATGCTTGTTTATGAAGATTTAAAATTAGAGAATAAACTTACAATTTATGAAAAAAGTGTGGAGGTTGTAAGCGGACAAAATATTATGGATGAAAACTATTTGGTAAAAACAAATGAGTTTGGAACTTATTCTCCTTATATAAAACCAGAAGATGCTTTGTATAATAGTATAGAACATTTTAGAATTGCAATTATAAATCAAAAACAATCTTTATCAAACCCATCTCAAGCAATTAGAGTTCATAAAATTCTAGAAATCGCAGATAAAAATATGAGTATGTAA
- the ispG gene encoding flavodoxin-dependent (E)-4-hydroxy-3-methylbut-2-enyl-diphosphate synthase: MIKRYPTKQIKVGNILIGGDAPISVQSMTYTKTSDIEATIEQINRLHFAGADIVRVAVPHIEDAHALKEIKKQVSLPIVADIHFHYKLALIAAEVVDCIRINPGNIGDKKRVQEVVKACQARNIPIRVGVNCGSLEKEFEDRYGQTAKGMVASADYNIKYLEDLGFTDIKISLKASDVQRTVEAYRLLRPMNNYPFHLGVTEAGTQFHSTIKSSIALGSLLLDGIGDTLRVSMTGELEEEIKVGKAILKDLGISKEGLNIISCPTCGRIEADLVSAVAEIEKRTAHIKTPLDVSVMGCVVNAIGEAKAADVAIAFGKGSGLVMKKGEIIAKLSGDALINKFVEEVEFEAKRKI, from the coding sequence ATGATAAAAAGATACCCAACAAAACAGATAAAAGTAGGAAATATCCTAATAGGTGGTGATGCACCAATTAGTGTACAATCAATGACATATACTAAAACATCAGATATAGAAGCAACAATTGAGCAGATAAATAGACTACATTTTGCAGGTGCTGATATTGTAAGAGTTGCAGTTCCACATATTGAAGATGCTCATGCTTTAAAAGAGATAAAAAAACAAGTAAGTTTACCAATAGTTGCAGATATTCATTTTCACTATAAATTGGCTTTAATTGCTGCTGAAGTAGTTGATTGTATAAGAATAAATCCTGGAAATATTGGAGATAAAAAAAGAGTACAAGAGGTTGTAAAAGCTTGTCAAGCTAGAAATATTCCAATAAGAGTTGGAGTAAATTGTGGAAGTTTGGAAAAAGAGTTTGAAGATAGATATGGACAAACAGCAAAGGGAATGGTTGCAAGTGCTGATTATAATATAAAATATCTGGAAGATTTGGGATTTACAGATATTAAAATATCTTTAAAAGCTTCTGATGTTCAAAGAACAGTTGAGGCTTATAGGCTTTTAAGACCTATGAATAACTATCCATTTCACTTAGGGGTAACAGAAGCTGGTACACAATTTCACTCTACAATAAAATCTTCAATTGCATTAGGAAGTTTACTTCTTGATGGAATAGGTGATACTCTAAGAGTTTCAATGACAGGAGAGCTTGAAGAGGAGATAAAAGTAGGAAAGGCTATATTAAAAGATTTAGGCATCTCAAAAGAGGGCTTAAATATTATTTCATGTCCTACTTGTGGAAGAATAGAGGCTGATTTAGTAAGTGCAGTTGCAGAGATAGAAAAAAGAACAGCACATATAAAAACTCCATTAGATGTTTCAGTTATGGGATGTGTTGTAAATGCTATTGGAGAAGCAAAAGCTGCTGATGTTGCTATTGCTTTTGGAAAAGGTAGTGGACTTGTTATGAAAAAAGGTGAAATAATTGCGAAACTTAGTGGAGATGCTTTGATTAATAAGTTTGTAGAAGAAGTTGAATTTGAAGCAAAAAGAAAAATATAA
- a CDS encoding replicative DNA helicase, with translation MDSIYSINIERAVLSSIFFNPEELEDVLGVLKAKDFYLPAHKAIFEVIMKLHSEDMPIDEDFVRNRVDKKDVNDEVLLEILSANPITNTSAYVKEIKDASVKRELASLATTIKKVAIEDEVSANEALDTIQSELYKISTNSATSELKDMQTVTSDTLAYIEKMKKLGNKYLIGQTTGFESLDRRTTGFNEGDLVIIAARPAMGKTAIVLNMALKNVEANKGVVFFSLEMPAEQLMLRMLAAKTSIPLQNLRKGDMDDKEWSSLSAAFDDLNSKKLFVDDGGSININQLRARVRKLAQIQENNISLVVIDYLQLMQGLGNKDRHQEVSDISRGLKMLARELKIPIVALSQLNRGLESRPDKRPMLSDLRESGAIEQDADIIMFVYRDDVYKQRDEARKEKEAKDKGEDYKSKFIDKPIEEAEIIIGKQRNGPIGTVKLDFHKALTKFIDKDNEHHGQAPIEVVFESVADVQKETKIDFPDGVL, from the coding sequence ATGGATAGTATTTATAGTATAAACATCGAAAGAGCAGTTTTAAGCTCAATATTTTTTAATCCTGAAGAGCTTGAAGATGTTTTGGGAGTTTTAAAAGCAAAAGATTTTTATCTTCCAGCACATAAGGCTATATTTGAAGTAATAATGAAACTTCATAGTGAAGATATGCCAATTGATGAGGATTTTGTAAGAAACAGAGTTGATAAAAAAGATGTAAATGATGAGGTTTTACTTGAGATATTAAGTGCAAATCCTATTACAAATACAAGCGCCTATGTAAAAGAGATAAAAGATGCTTCTGTAAAAAGAGAGTTAGCCTCTTTAGCAACAACTATAAAAAAAGTTGCAATTGAAGATGAAGTTAGTGCAAATGAGGCTTTAGACACTATTCAAAGTGAACTTTATAAAATCTCTACAAATAGTGCAACAAGTGAACTAAAAGATATGCAAACTGTTACAAGTGATACTTTGGCATATATTGAAAAGATGAAAAAACTAGGAAATAAATATTTAATAGGACAAACAACAGGTTTTGAATCATTAGATAGAAGAACTACTGGTTTTAATGAAGGAGATTTAGTAATTATTGCAGCACGTCCAGCTATGGGAAAAACAGCAATAGTTTTAAATATGGCTTTAAAAAATGTAGAAGCAAACAAAGGAGTAGTTTTTTTCTCTTTAGAGATGCCAGCAGAACAACTAATGTTGAGAATGTTAGCTGCAAAAACATCAATACCTCTTCAAAATCTTAGAAAAGGTGATATGGATGATAAAGAGTGGTCGAGTTTAAGTGCTGCTTTTGATGATTTAAATAGTAAAAAACTTTTTGTTGATGATGGTGGAAGTATAAATATAAATCAATTAAGAGCAAGAGTAAGAAAATTGGCACAAATTCAAGAAAACAATATTAGTCTAGTTGTAATTGATTATCTTCAACTAATGCAAGGATTAGGAAATAAAGATAGACATCAAGAGGTTTCAGATATTAGTAGAGGTTTGAAAATGTTGGCAAGAGAGCTTAAAATTCCTATAGTTGCACTTTCACAGCTAAATAGAGGACTTGAAAGCAGACCAGATAAAAGACCAATGTTAAGTGATTTAAGAGAGTCTGGAGCTATTGAGCAAGATGCCGATATTATCATGTTTGTATATAGAGATGATGTTTATAAGCAAAGAGATGAAGCTAGAAAAGAGAAAGAGGCAAAAGATAAGGGTGAAGATTATAAATCTAAATTTATAGATAAACCAATTGAAGAGGCTGAAATTATTATAGGAAAACAGAGAAATGGACCAATAGGTACAGTAAAACTAGATTTTCATAAAGCTTTAACTAAATTTATTGATAAAGATAATGAACACCATGGACAAGCTCCAATTGAGGTTGTTTTTGAAAGTGTTGCTGATGTCCAAAAAGAGACAAAAATAGATTTTCCTGATGGGGTTTTATAA
- a CDS encoding DegT/DnrJ/EryC1/StrS family aminotransferase yields MQIDFANLKIQHKLYQEEIEGAIIKVARDCNFIMGAQIDELERKLEEFTGSKYAITCSSGTDALLLAMMALDIQPDDEIITTPFTFFATAETIAFLKAKPVFVDIDERTYNIDPKKIEEKITSKTKAIIPVSLYGQPCDMDEINEIAKKYNLKVIVDGAQSFGSTYKGISDSNLGDISCTSFFPAKPLGCYGDGGAVFTNDEKLANKIKSLRLHGQSIRYHHQYIGMGGRLDTIQAAVLNVKLKYYPKDLKLRQDVAVKYTKALNAKNIETPFVKEDRTSAWAQYSIRVKNRDELQTKLQNLGIPTAVHYPMPLHVQECFKYLNLKEGDFPISERVSKEIMSLPMNPYVTDEEVEYIVGNLVKEIQC; encoded by the coding sequence ATGCAAATAGATTTTGCCAACTTAAAAATCCAACATAAATTATACCAAGAAGAGATAGAAGGGGCTATTATAAAAGTTGCACGGGATTGTAACTTTATAATGGGTGCTCAAATAGATGAACTTGAAAGAAAGCTAGAAGAATTCACAGGTTCAAAATATGCGATAACATGTTCAAGTGGGACAGATGCTTTGCTTCTTGCTATGATGGCTTTAGATATACAACCAGATGATGAAATAATCACAACACCATTTACATTTTTTGCAACAGCAGAAACAATAGCTTTCCTAAAAGCTAAACCAGTGTTTGTTGATATTGATGAGAGAACATATAATATAGATCCAAAAAAGATAGAAGAGAAAATAACTTCTAAAACAAAAGCTATTATTCCAGTATCTTTGTATGGGCAACCGTGTGATATGGATGAGATAAATGAGATAGCAAAAAAATATAACCTTAAAGTGATAGTAGATGGAGCTCAAAGCTTTGGCTCTACTTATAAAGGTATTAGTGACTCAAACCTTGGTGATATATCTTGTACTTCTTTCTTTCCTGCAAAACCATTAGGTTGTTATGGAGATGGAGGGGCAGTTTTTACAAATGATGAAAAACTAGCAAATAAAATAAAATCTCTAAGACTTCATGGACAATCAATTCGTTACCATCACCAATATATAGGTATGGGAGGGAGACTTGATACAATTCAAGCAGCAGTTTTAAATGTAAAATTAAAATACTATCCTAAAGATTTAAAACTAAGACAAGATGTTGCAGTTAAATATACAAAAGCATTAAATGCAAAAAATATAGAAACTCCTTTTGTAAAAGAGGATAGAACATCAGCTTGGGCACAATACTCAATAAGAGTAAAAAATAGAGATGAGCTACAAACAAAATTACAAAACTTAGGAATTCCAACAGCAGTACATTACCCAATGCCCTTACATGTACAGGAGTGCTTTAAATACTTAAATTTAAAAGAGGGAGATTTTCCAATTTCAGAGAGAGTATCAAAAGAGATAATGAGTTTACCAATGAACCCTTATGTTACTGATGAAGAGGTTGAATATATTGTAGGAAATTTAGTAAAAGAGATACAATGTTAA